The DNA window CCCGCCGCTGCGTTTCATTTCCCGCAGGGTTTCGGCTTGGGTGTCGGTGAGGTCGGCGGGGTTCTTCAGCAGCGCCCAGCGCGCACCCTTGAACGTGCGAGCGATGCGCTGATCGGGCAGCGTGCGGGCGGCCTGCCACACCTGGCGGCGCACCGCATCGAGCGCGTCGGTGACGAGCTTGACAACGTGGAACGGGTCGACGCAGATCACCGCCGCCGGCACCCGCTGGCGCACCGCTTTGGCGTAGGCGGGTCCCATGTCCATCGACACCGCTTCGATGGACGCACCTTCGTCGGGCAGTTCATCGAAGAAGGCGTCCAAGGTGTCGCTGTCCTTGCCGGGTTTGCCCCACACGATGGTGCCGCTGTCGTGGTCGGAGACCAGCGTCAAATACCGGTGGTGTTTGCACCAGGAGATCTCGTCGACGCCGATGTCGACCAGCCCGCACAGCCGGTTGGGGTCGAGCACGTCGGGGGCGAGGCGTTCGCAGATTGCGCCTACGGTGCGCCAGGCCACCCTGGCGAAGGTGCTGACGGTGGTTTTGTCGGTCTTGGTGACCAGCCAGGCCACCAGGTCCTCGAAGTCGCGGGTGTGGCGGGAGCCGGGGCGGGCGAACGGCACCGCTTCGGCCAGCACACCATGTGTCGGGCAGCGCAGCCGCCTGCGCCGCAACAGGATCCGGCATATCCGCCCGGCGGTGTCCAGATGCCGCCACGACGAGTCCACCTCCCGGGTGTCATAGCGATGCCGGGTCGTAAACGAGCAGTGCGGGCAGCCAAGCCGGCGCCGGCGCAAGCTAACCGTGACGCGCAGCTCACCACCGTGCACAGCGGCCGCGCCGACGCGCACGCCAGGCAGATCGAGCAGGGAATTGAGTAGGGTTGATGCGCGCACGGACGGCTCCAGGATCGATCGGGGTTAAGGCCATCGAACCTAGATCACCGTCCGTGCGCCCCGCTCACCATCCCCGCCGCCATACCACACGCTCCCTGATCCACATGAACGTCAGGAGAGCCTGAAATACATGCCGACGCCGATGAGCAGATAAACGAGGATGCGCGTGTTGAGGATTTCGCTGAGTGGGTCGACCAATTGCCGTTGCAGAACGTCCAAATTCGCATCCTCGAGGAAAGCCGGGCGCCGTCCGACGAAGCTTAAATTCGGAATGTTGACAACACGTTTCGCCGATAGAACCCCGGTAGCGCGAATGTAAAAAGACGATGACGAACGGCGCGAGCGGTCAGCCCCCGTTCGGGGGCGCCGGCACGGCGCCCAGCGCATCCGGGCAGTAGACGTTGGCCGCGATCGCGGTGAACTTCGCGGCGTTGTCGCCTTGGAGCTTGGGGTTGAGTTTCTGGACGCTTTTGACGATGTCGGCCATCTGCGTGCCCTGCCCGGCCATGTTGCAGACCGCCTTTCCGGCCGCGATCGCCCGGCCCGGATCCGAATAGGTGATGCCGGCCGCCTGCAGGGTCGCGAGGAATTGGTCGTCGGGGGCGTCGGCGTGCGCGGGCACCGCCACGCCGAGCATGACGGCGAGCCCGATCACCGCCGCGGAGAATCTCATACCGCCCCGATCGTCGCAGAGGAACCACGGGGCGTCAACGTCAGGTTGACAGCGGTGCCGTCGTCAACCTAGCGTTGACGCATGCCGGATGCCACGCCGATCTCCTACCCCGTCCGCCTCGACGACCTGATCACCGCCATCAAACAGGTCCACCCCGACGCGCTGGACCAGCTGGCCGACGCCGTCCTGGCCGCCGAGCACCTCGGCGAGGTCGCCGACCACCTCATCGGGCACTTCGTCGACCAGGCCCGCCGCTCCGGGGCGTCCTGGACCGACATCGGCAAGAGCATGGGCGTCACCAAACAGGCCGCCCAGAAGCGGTTCGTCCCGCGCCCCGGAGCCACGACGCTCGACCCCCGGCAAGGCTTCGGCCGCTTCACGCCGCGGGCCCGCAACGCCGTCGTCGCCGCGCAGAACGCCGCACACGACGCGGGCGTCACCGAGATCACCCCCGACCATCTGCTGCACGGCCTGCTCGCCGACCCGGCCGCGCTGGCCACCGTGCTGCTGCACCGCGGGCACGTCGACACCGATGCGCTGCGCGCCGCCGCGACCCCGTCGCCGTCGGACCCCCCCGCACCGGCGACCACACCGGAGCTGATCCCGTTCAGCGGCCCGGCCCGCAAGGCCCTCGAACTGACCTTCCGCGAGGCGCTTCGGCTCGGCCACAACTACATCGGCACCGAGCACCTGCTGCTGGCGCTGCTCGAACTCGAGGGCGGGGACGGCCCGCTGCACCGCTGCGGCGCCGGCAAAGACCAGATCGAGGCCGACCTGGCTCGCGCACTCGAGTCCCTGAACAGCGACAAAGACGCCGCCGGACGCGGTCCGGACAACCGCTCCCCCTCGCCGTAGCGCTGTGCGATCATGCCAAGATGCGCCGCCCGCTGATCGCCCTGTCCACCGTCCTCGTCGCCGCCGCGAGCGCCACCGCCGTGAGCGTGGCGGGCTGGGCCGCACCGCGGGCCCTGGCCGGCGACGCCCCGATCGGTCACCTCGGTGACACCCTGCGCGTGGACAACGGCGACTACATCGCCGACGTCACCGTCACCAGCGTGGGCCCCTGCGACCCGCCGCCGGGATTCGGCTACATCCGCAGCGGCACCTACAAGGGCTTCCCGGGCAGCAGCGTCGAGCGCGCCGACGTGACCGTGCGCGCGGTCCGGGTGCCCAACCCGTTCATCCTGGCGACCGACTTCGCCTTCGACGGGGTGACCCCGAACGCCGACGCCTACGTGCCGCGCACCTCCGACGCGCCCGACGCGCTGGACAACGTGCTCGTCAACGCGCCCAACGGCGCGATCGTGCGCGGCGAGGTGTACTGGGACGCCTACCGCGACCCGGTCTCCACCGTCGTCCTGCTGGACAAGAAGACGGGTTATCATCTCGCGCAATGGAATCTCTGACCCGAGTCGTCCACCCGGCAACGGCGGATTCCGTCGACGAGTTGGCCGCCGTTGCCGCTCTTACCTTTTCGTTGGCATGCCCGCCGTCGGTGCCGCCCGAGAGCGTGGCCGTGTTCATCGGTGCGAACCTGTCCGCCGCGCGCTTCGCCCAATACCTGGCCGACCCGGACCGGGCGGTGCTCACCGCACGCCAGGACAACCGGATCATCGGTTACGCCATGCTGGTTCGCGGCGTGGGTGACGACGCGGACGTGCAGCGGGCCGTCGACCTCCGCCCGGCCGCCGAGCTCTCGAAGATGTACGTGCTCGCCGAACAGCACGGGACCGGGGCCGCGGCGGCGCTGATGGCGCGGGCGCTGGACGCCGCCGGACGGTGGGGCGCCCGCTGCGTGTGGCTGGGCGTCAACCAGAAAAATGAACGCGCACAACGCTTCTACACCAAGAGCGGCTTCCGGGTGAGCGGCACCCGGACATTTCAGGTGGGCACCCACCGCGAGGACGACTACGTCATGGTTCGCCAGATTCGCTGACCCCGCGTCCGCAAGCGGCCCCTTGCGTGCGCGAACGCCGCCGACGTGCTGCAATCAAGGTCATGCCCGACTCCGAGGCGATCGACACCCCGCTGACCCAGCTGGGGTCCGCCCGCGAGCTCGACGAGGGCGAACTGGCACTGCTCTACGCCTATCCCCCGCGCGACGACACCTGGGTCCGGGCGAATTTCATCACCAGCGTGGACGGCGGCGCCACCACCGACGGCACCAGCGGCGCGATGGGCGGGCCCGGGGACCGGATGGTGTTCAACCTGCTGCGCGAGCTGGCCGACGTCATCGTCGTCGGGGCGGGCACCGTG is part of the Mycobacterium sp. HUMS_12744610 genome and encodes:
- a CDS encoding ISL3 family transposase translates to MRASTLLNSLLDLPGVRVGAAAVHGGELRVTVSLRRRRLGCPHCSFTTRHRYDTREVDSSWRHLDTAGRICRILLRRRRLRCPTHGVLAEAVPFARPGSRHTRDFEDLVAWLVTKTDKTTVSTFARVAWRTVGAICERLAPDVLDPNRLCGLVDIGVDEISWCKHHRYLTLVSDHDSGTIVWGKPGKDSDTLDAFFDELPDEGASIEAVSMDMGPAYAKAVRQRVPAAVICVDPFHVVKLVTDALDAVRRQVWQAARTLPDQRIARTFKGARWALLKNPADLTDTQAETLREMKRSGGILWRAYQLKEALREVFAGDLDAATVAELLDRWCSRAQRSRIPEFVKAGRTIRKHRAGINAAIERNLSNGRHEGLNTKVRLLVRRAYGFHSAQAALALILLACGPVTLELPYHTRGHPHSCQ
- a CDS encoding DUF732 domain-containing protein, whose product is MRFSAAVIGLAVMLGVAVPAHADAPDDQFLATLQAAGITYSDPGRAIAAGKAVCNMAGQGTQMADIVKSVQKLNPKLQGDNAAKFTAIAANVYCPDALGAVPAPPNGG
- a CDS encoding Clp protease N-terminal domain-containing protein; its protein translation is MPDATPISYPVRLDDLITAIKQVHPDALDQLADAVLAAEHLGEVADHLIGHFVDQARRSGASWTDIGKSMGVTKQAAQKRFVPRPGATTLDPRQGFGRFTPRARNAVVAAQNAAHDAGVTEITPDHLLHGLLADPAALATVLLHRGHVDTDALRAAATPSPSDPPAPATTPELIPFSGPARKALELTFREALRLGHNYIGTEHLLLALLELEGGDGPLHRCGAGKDQIEADLARALESLNSDKDAAGRGPDNRSPSP
- a CDS encoding GNAT family N-acetyltransferase, translating into MESLTRVVHPATADSVDELAAVAALTFSLACPPSVPPESVAVFIGANLSAARFAQYLADPDRAVLTARQDNRIIGYAMLVRGVGDDADVQRAVDLRPAAELSKMYVLAEQHGTGAAAALMARALDAAGRWGARCVWLGVNQKNERAQRFYTKSGFRVSGTRTFQVGTHREDDYVMVRQIR